The following proteins come from a genomic window of Geminicoccaceae bacterium SCSIO 64248:
- the panC gene encoding pantoate--beta-alanine ligase translates to MDKLASLPAGSIAVPTVFDVRTLRRTVGAWQARGGTVGLVPTMGALHEGHLHLVRQAFDRADRVVVSIFVNPMQFAPSEDFSAYPRRLAEDAEKLREEGVDLIYAPSPAVMYPEGFATRITVAGVSEGFCGAVRPGHFEGVATVVAKLLLQSQADIALFGLKDYQQFLVIRTLAEDLNIPCEVLGIPTVRDVDGLALSSRNAYLSHEERAVAPHLFATLNAMVERLATRRHDAAEVEAWGSARLRAAGFGRIDYLRFADDRLGPYAPDREGRLLAAVYLGRARLLDNIAVPPMA, encoded by the coding sequence ATGGACAAGCTCGCTTCGCTGCCTGCCGGATCGATCGCGGTTCCCACCGTGTTCGACGTGCGAACCCTGCGCCGGACCGTCGGCGCGTGGCAGGCGCGCGGCGGCACGGTCGGCCTGGTGCCGACCATGGGCGCCCTGCACGAGGGCCATCTCCACCTCGTCCGGCAGGCGTTCGATCGCGCCGACCGCGTCGTCGTCAGCATTTTCGTCAACCCGATGCAGTTCGCGCCGAGCGAGGATTTCTCGGCATATCCCCGACGGTTGGCAGAAGACGCTGAGAAACTGCGCGAGGAAGGCGTCGACCTGATCTATGCGCCCTCGCCCGCCGTCATGTACCCCGAGGGCTTCGCCACACGGATCACGGTCGCCGGCGTCAGCGAGGGCTTCTGCGGCGCCGTGCGGCCGGGCCATTTCGAGGGCGTCGCCACGGTCGTGGCCAAGCTCCTGCTGCAAAGCCAGGCCGACATCGCCCTGTTCGGCCTCAAGGACTACCAGCAGTTCCTGGTGATCCGCACGCTCGCCGAAGACTTGAACATACCCTGCGAAGTCCTTGGCATACCGACCGTTCGCGACGTCGACGGCCTCGCCCTGTCCTCGCGCAACGCCTATCTCTCGCACGAGGAGCGCGCCGTCGCGCCGCATCTCTTCGCCACGCTGAACGCGATGGTCGAGCGGCTGGCGACCCGCCGCCACGACGCGGCGGAGGTCGAGGCCTGGGGCAGCGCACGGCTTCGTGCCGCCGGGTTCGGCCGGATCGACTATCTGCGCTTCGCCGACGACCGGCTCGGCCCGTACGCGCCGGACCGGGAGGGCCGCCTGCTCGCCGCCGTCTATCTCGGACGCGCACGCCTGCTCGACAATATCGCCGTCCCGCCAATGGCTTGA
- a CDS encoding ABC transporter ATP-binding protein: MSLLDVRDLAVRFATEGGPLDAVRGVSFGVDKGEMLALVGESGSGKSVTALSILQLLPYPPASHPTGSVRLGGQELLGADERTLRAVRGNKVGMIFQEPMTSLNPLHTVSKQIGETLALHSGLTGRAARERILELLRLVRLGDAAERLNAYPHQLSGGQRQRVMIAMALANEPDLLIADEPTTALDVTIQAQILTLIRDLQDRLGMAVLLITHDLTIVRKVANRVAVMTKGELVEQGPVESIFKAPSHPYTRHLLAAEPKGQALKPREDAPVVLSGVDIKVHFPIHKGLLRRTVGHVKAVDGIDLSVRAGQTVGVVGESGSGKTTLGLAMLRLLDSQGRIVFMGKDIQGLNRRRLRPLRRQMQVVFQDPYGSLSPRLPIGTIVAEGLGVHGLAKDRDERRRLVADILTEVGLDPASQDRYPHEFSGGQRQRISIARAMILKPDFVVLDEPTSALDMSVQAQIVELLRDLQAKHNLAYMFISHDLRVVRALSDHILVMQGGKVVEQGPAEAIFERPEHPYTQALMAAALDIQAVETGAVAV, encoded by the coding sequence GTGAGCCTCCTGGACGTTCGCGACCTCGCCGTCCGCTTCGCCACCGAGGGAGGTCCGCTCGACGCCGTGCGCGGGGTCTCCTTCGGCGTCGACAAGGGCGAGATGCTGGCGCTGGTCGGCGAGAGCGGCTCGGGCAAGTCGGTGACCGCCCTCTCGATCCTCCAACTCCTGCCGTACCCGCCGGCCAGCCATCCGACGGGCAGCGTCAGGCTCGGCGGGCAGGAGCTCCTGGGCGCGGACGAGCGCACCCTGCGGGCCGTGCGCGGCAACAAGGTCGGCATGATCTTCCAGGAGCCGATGACCTCGCTCAATCCCCTGCACACGGTCAGCAAGCAGATCGGCGAGACGCTGGCCCTGCACAGCGGCCTGACCGGCAGGGCCGCGCGCGAGCGCATTCTCGAGCTGCTCCGCCTGGTCCGGCTGGGCGACGCGGCCGAACGCCTGAACGCCTATCCGCATCAGCTTTCGGGCGGCCAGCGCCAGCGCGTCATGATCGCCATGGCGCTGGCCAACGAGCCCGACCTCCTGATCGCCGACGAGCCGACCACGGCGCTCGACGTCACCATCCAGGCGCAGATCCTCACCCTGATCCGCGACCTGCAGGATCGGCTGGGCATGGCGGTGCTCCTGATCACCCACGACCTGACCATCGTGCGCAAGGTCGCCAACCGGGTCGCGGTCATGACCAAGGGCGAACTGGTCGAGCAGGGCCCGGTCGAGTCGATCTTCAAGGCGCCCAGCCATCCCTACACGCGGCACCTGCTCGCCGCCGAGCCGAAGGGGCAGGCGCTCAAGCCGAGGGAGGACGCGCCCGTCGTCCTGAGCGGCGTCGACATCAAGGTGCATTTCCCGATCCACAAGGGCCTGCTCCGCCGCACGGTCGGCCACGTCAAGGCGGTCGACGGCATCGATCTGTCGGTGCGCGCGGGCCAGACGGTCGGCGTGGTCGGCGAGAGCGGCTCGGGCAAGACGACGCTCGGCCTCGCCATGCTGCGCCTGCTCGACAGCCAGGGCCGCATCGTCTTCATGGGCAAGGACATCCAGGGCCTGAACCGGCGCCGGCTCCGGCCCCTGCGCCGGCAGATGCAGGTCGTTTTCCAGGACCCCTACGGCTCGCTCAGCCCGCGCCTGCCGATCGGCACCATCGTCGCCGAGGGCCTGGGCGTGCACGGTCTCGCCAAGGACCGGGACGAGCGTCGCCGCCTGGTCGCCGACATCCTGACCGAGGTCGGCCTCGACCCGGCCAGCCAGGATCGCTACCCGCACGAGTTCTCCGGCGGCCAGCGCCAGCGCATCTCGATCGCGCGCGCCATGATCCTCAAGCCGGACTTCGTCGTCCTGGACGAGCCGACCTCGGCGCTCGACATGTCGGTCCAGGCGCAGATCGTCGAGCTCTTGCGCGACCTTCAGGCCAAGCACAATCTCGCCTACATGTTCATCAGCCACGATCTGCGCGTCGTGCGCGCGCTCAGCGACCACATCCTGGTCATGCAGGGCGGCAAGGTGGTGGAGCAGGGACCGGCCGAGGCGATCTTCGAGCGGCCGGAGCATCCCTACACCCAGGCGCTGATGGCCGCCGCGCTCGACATTCAGGCGGTCGAGACCGGCGCGGTCGCGGTGTGA
- a CDS encoding SDR family oxidoreductase: protein MATQLFDLSGRRALVTGSSQGIGLALAKGLADAGAAIVLNGRDAAKLEAAADALREAGASVAVAAFDVTDRPAVERGVAAVEADIGPIDILVNNAGMQHRTPLEDFPEEAWHRLVRTNLDSVFFVGQTVARHMIARGRGKIVNVCSVQSELGRPGIAPYAATKGAVKMLTKGMAIDWGKHGIQVNGLGPGYFKTPLNQALVDDPAFSAWLAKRTPLGRWGEVEELIGAAVFLASDASSFVTGHVLYVDGGVTSAL, encoded by the coding sequence ATGGCGACGCAGTTGTTCGATCTTTCCGGCCGCAGGGCCCTGGTGACCGGTTCCAGCCAGGGCATCGGCTTGGCGCTGGCCAAGGGGCTGGCCGACGCCGGTGCCGCCATCGTCCTGAACGGCCGCGACGCCGCCAAGCTGGAGGCCGCCGCGGACGCGCTGCGCGAGGCCGGGGCCAGCGTCGCGGTCGCCGCCTTCGACGTCACCGACCGGCCGGCGGTCGAGCGCGGCGTCGCGGCGGTCGAGGCGGACATCGGGCCGATCGACATCCTGGTCAACAACGCCGGCATGCAGCACCGCACGCCGCTCGAGGACTTTCCAGAGGAGGCGTGGCACCGGCTCGTCCGCACCAATCTCGATTCCGTGTTCTTCGTCGGCCAGACCGTCGCCCGCCACATGATCGCGCGCGGGCGCGGCAAGATCGTCAACGTCTGCTCGGTGCAGAGCGAGCTCGGCCGGCCCGGCATCGCGCCCTACGCCGCGACCAAGGGCGCGGTGAAGATGCTGACCAAGGGCATGGCGATCGACTGGGGCAAGCACGGCATCCAGGTCAACGGCCTGGGCCCGGGCTATTTCAAGACGCCGCTCAACCAGGCGCTGGTCGACGACCCGGCCTTCTCGGCGTGGCTGGCCAAGCGCACGCCGCTCGGCCGGTGGGGCGAGGTCGAGGAACTGATCGGCGCCGCCGTCTTCCTGGCCTCGGACGCGTCGAGCTTCGTGACCGGCCACGTCCTCTATGTCGACGGCGGCGTCACCAGCGCGCTGTGA
- a CDS encoding cytochrome c family protein → MASLEGNKIFAAVLTAGVLATGAGTVSRILFHPHVPEERHYAIDTSAVTTAGPAAEPEQIEPIAPMMAEASVESGEELARRCASCHNFEEGQGAKVGPDLYGVLGRQIASVGDFQYSEALTGMSGETWDYEHLNEFLHGPSAYAPGTKMSFAGLRSAGDRADLIAYLRTLSHDPMPMPDPAAAAPAEGQPAEGAEPSGGAEAPVEGAEPPAATPGPGQTEGGQGAGESSGAPDQPEPAEQQPAPAQPN, encoded by the coding sequence ATGGCATCTCTTGAGGGCAACAAGATCTTCGCCGCCGTGCTTACCGCCGGCGTCCTGGCAACCGGGGCGGGCACGGTCTCTCGCATCCTGTTCCATCCCCACGTGCCCGAGGAGCGGCATTACGCGATCGACACCTCGGCGGTGACCACCGCGGGGCCGGCGGCCGAGCCGGAGCAGATCGAGCCGATCGCGCCGATGATGGCCGAGGCCAGCGTCGAGAGCGGCGAAGAGCTGGCGCGGCGCTGCGCGTCCTGCCACAATTTCGAGGAGGGGCAGGGCGCCAAGGTCGGGCCGGACCTCTACGGCGTGCTCGGCCGGCAGATCGCGTCGGTCGGCGACTTCCAGTACTCCGAGGCGCTGACCGGCATGTCCGGCGAGACGTGGGACTACGAGCATCTCAACGAGTTCCTGCACGGGCCCAGCGCCTACGCGCCGGGCACCAAGATGAGCTTCGCCGGTCTGCGCAGCGCCGGCGACCGCGCCGACCTGATCGCCTATCTGCGCACGCTGTCGCACGACCCCATGCCGATGCCGGACCCGGCGGCCGCGGCGCCCGCCGAAGGCCAGCCGGCCGAAGGCGCCGAGCCCTCGGGCGGCGCCGAGGCTCCGGTCGAGGGAGCCGAGCCGCCGGCCGCGACCCCCGGCCCCGGGCAGACGGAAGGCGGGCAGGGCGCCGGCGAGTCCTCGGGCGCGCCGGACCAGCCCGAGCCGGCCGAGCAGCAGCCGGCGCCGGCGCAGCCCAACTAG
- a CDS encoding DUF4345 domain-containing protein, with protein sequence MTGAAERRALQAAVTVLALVPVGAGLAGALSGAAFLGVPDGTADLDSHVRYLSGLLLAVGIGFWRCVPAIESRGGRFALLTAIVATGGLARLAGVAAEGWPGPAMMFGLVMELAVTPGLYLWQRRIARR encoded by the coding sequence GTGACGGGCGCAGCCGAGCGGCGGGCCCTGCAGGCGGCGGTGACGGTGCTGGCGCTGGTGCCAGTCGGGGCCGGCCTAGCGGGCGCGCTGAGCGGAGCGGCCTTCCTCGGCGTTCCGGACGGAACCGCCGACCTCGACAGTCATGTCCGCTATCTCTCCGGACTGCTGCTCGCCGTCGGAATCGGCTTCTGGCGCTGCGTGCCCGCCATCGAGAGCCGGGGCGGGCGTTTCGCCCTGCTGACGGCCATCGTCGCGACGGGAGGCCTTGCCCGTCTGGCCGGCGTCGCCGCCGAGGGCTGGCCCGGGCCGGCGATGATGTTCGGCCTGGTCATGGAACTCGCGGTCACGCCGGGCCTGTATCTCTGGCAGCGCCGGATCGCCCGGCGCTGA
- a CDS encoding 3-deoxy-manno-octulosonate cytidylyltransferase, with protein sequence MSPSKPSSDRSTLTVIPARLASTRLPDKPLADIAGQPMIVHVWRRAMEAALGPVVVACADRAIADAVERAGGHAVMTDPAHPNGTDRVREAVLAVDPDGRHEVVVNLQGDMPTMDPDGLRAVAAAVSTPGFDMATLVVATDDPAERDNPNAVKAIVAFDPGRPRFGRALYFTRAAAPTGPGPIWHHVGVYAFRRSALERYAGLPPSPLEIRERLEQLRALEAGMTIAIAEIDALPRGVDSPADLEWARRHLGAQGART encoded by the coding sequence ATGTCACCCTCGAAACCTTCAAGCGACCGAAGCACGCTGACCGTGATCCCCGCGCGCCTCGCGTCGACCCGCCTGCCGGACAAGCCGTTGGCCGATATCGCCGGCCAGCCGATGATCGTGCATGTCTGGCGGCGCGCGATGGAGGCCGCGCTCGGCCCCGTCGTCGTCGCCTGCGCCGACCGTGCCATCGCCGACGCGGTCGAGCGCGCCGGCGGCCATGCCGTGATGACCGACCCCGCCCATCCCAACGGCACCGATCGCGTGCGCGAGGCGGTGCTGGCGGTCGATCCCGACGGCCGGCACGAGGTCGTCGTCAACCTGCAGGGCGACATGCCGACCATGGATCCCGACGGGCTGCGCGCCGTGGCGGCGGCGGTGAGCACGCCGGGCTTCGACATGGCGACGCTCGTGGTCGCGACCGACGACCCGGCCGAGCGCGACAACCCGAACGCGGTCAAGGCGATCGTCGCCTTCGATCCCGGGCGGCCGCGCTTCGGCCGGGCGCTGTACTTCACGCGCGCCGCCGCCCCGACCGGTCCCGGCCCGATCTGGCACCATGTCGGGGTCTACGCCTTTCGCCGGTCCGCGCTCGAGCGCTATGCCGGCCTGCCGCCCAGCCCGCTCGAGATCCGCGAGCGGCTGGAGCAGCTGCGCGCGCTCGAGGCCGGCATGACCATCGCCATAGCCGAGATCGACGCCCTCCCGCGCGGGGTCGATTCGCCGGCCGACCTCGAATGGGCGCGCCGCCATCTCGGCGCACAGGGAGCCAGAACGTGA
- a CDS encoding metalloregulator ArsR/SmtB family transcription factor, with the protein MVTFHTSLDAAFHALADPTRRAVISRLMARPASVKELAAPFAMGLPAFLKHLRVLEESGLIATEKTGRVRTCRVEIEQLAEAESWLGEQRALWQGRTDRLAAYVETRMARDDTHDG; encoded by the coding sequence ATGGTAACCTTTCATACCTCGCTCGATGCCGCCTTCCACGCCCTTGCCGACCCGACCCGTCGCGCGGTGATCAGCCGCCTGATGGCGCGCCCGGCGTCGGTGAAGGAACTGGCCGCGCCGTTCGCCATGGGGCTGCCCGCCTTCCTGAAGCACCTGCGCGTGCTGGAGGAAAGCGGCCTGATCGCGACCGAGAAGACCGGACGCGTCCGCACCTGCCGGGTCGAGATCGAGCAGCTGGCCGAGGCCGAGTCCTGGCTCGGCGAGCAGCGCGCGCTCTGGCAGGGCCGGACCGACCGGCTTGCCGCCTACGTCGAAACCCGCATGGCGAGGGATGACACTCATGACGGCTGA
- a CDS encoding microcin C ABC transporter permease YejB: MFAYILRRLLLVIPTLFGIMVLNFVIIQAAPGGPVEQTLSQLRGGMSDVTGRLTGADQSTVAPGNAQDQQGSGAAGGYRGARGLPPELVRDIERLYGFDQPAHVRFFDMIGRYLTFDFGNSFFKGGSVIGLVIDKLPVSISLGVWTTLITYLLCIPLGIQKALREGTRFDFWTSTAIIVGNAIPSFLFAILLIVLFAGGSYLQIFPLRGLVSDNFAELAWWQKILDYFWHLALPLTAMTIGSFASLTLLTKNSFLDQISQQYVVTARAKGLTENRVLYGHVFRNAMLIVIAGFPAAFIAVLFTSSLLIEIIFSLDGLGLLGYEAALQRDYPLVFGTLYIFTLMGLLMKIISDLMYVVVDPRIDFERRV, from the coding sequence GTGTTCGCCTACATCCTGCGCCGCCTGCTGCTCGTGATCCCGACCCTGTTCGGCATCATGGTGCTGAACTTCGTGATCATCCAGGCGGCGCCCGGCGGCCCGGTCGAGCAGACCCTGTCCCAGCTGCGCGGCGGCATGTCGGATGTCACCGGCCGCCTGACCGGCGCGGATCAGAGCACGGTCGCCCCCGGCAACGCGCAGGACCAGCAGGGCAGCGGCGCGGCCGGCGGCTATCGCGGCGCGCGCGGCCTGCCGCCGGAGCTGGTGCGCGACATCGAGCGCCTCTACGGCTTCGACCAGCCGGCCCATGTGCGCTTCTTCGACATGATCGGCCGCTACCTGACCTTCGATTTCGGCAACAGCTTCTTCAAGGGCGGCAGCGTGATCGGCCTCGTGATCGACAAGCTGCCGGTCTCGATCTCGCTGGGCGTCTGGACGACGCTGATCACCTATCTCCTGTGCATCCCGCTGGGCATCCAGAAGGCCCTGCGCGAGGGCACGCGCTTCGACTTCTGGACCAGCACGGCGATCATCGTCGGCAACGCCATCCCGAGCTTCCTGTTCGCGATCCTCCTGATCGTGCTGTTCGCGGGCGGCAGCTATCTGCAGATCTTCCCGTTGCGCGGACTGGTCTCGGACAATTTCGCCGAGCTCGCCTGGTGGCAGAAGATCCTGGACTATTTCTGGCACCTGGCCCTGCCGCTCACCGCCATGACCATCGGCAGCTTCGCCAGCCTCACGCTGTTGACCAAGAACTCGTTCCTCGACCAGATCAGCCAGCAATACGTCGTGACCGCGCGGGCCAAGGGCCTGACCGAAAACCGCGTCCTGTACGGCCACGTCTTCCGCAACGCCATGCTGATCGTGATCGCCGGCTTCCCCGCGGCCTTCATCGCCGTCCTGTTCACGAGCTCGCTTCTGATCGAGATCATCTTCTCGCTCGACGGCCTGGGCCTGCTCGGCTACGAGGCCGCGCTGCAGCGCGACTATCCCCTGGTGTTCGGCACGCTCTACATCTTCACCCTCATGGGCCTGCTCATGAAGATCATCTCCGATCTCATGTATGTCGTGGTCGATCCGCGCATCGACTTCGAGCGGCGGGTCTAG
- a CDS encoding ABC transporter permease, giving the protein MDQPQAPATDTVPAARRGWLGPIGRRRLAHFRANRRGYWSLWIFLVLFGLSLLADVLANDRPILLQYEGRYYSPILTDYPETEFGGFLPTTADFSDPAVRQLVEEKGWILFPPIPYRYDTVIYDLPTPAPSAPTWQNLLGTDDQARDVLARTIYGFRISVLFGLVLTVLSSLIGIAAGAVQGYFGGWVDLSFQRFMEVWSGMPVLYLLIILSSLIVPGFWSLLIIMLLFSWMSLVDLVRAEFLRARNLDFVRAAKALGVSDATIMRRHILPNAMVSTLTFLPFILAGSVTTLTALDFLGFGMPVGSPSLGELLTQGKNNLQAPWLGFTGFLTISVMLSLLVFIGEAVRDAFDPRKTFGSKGANR; this is encoded by the coding sequence ATGGACCAGCCGCAGGCACCCGCAACCGACACGGTCCCGGCCGCCCGGCGGGGATGGCTCGGCCCGATCGGGCGGCGCCGGCTCGCGCATTTCCGGGCCAACCGCCGGGGCTACTGGTCGCTCTGGATCTTCCTCGTCCTGTTCGGGCTGAGCCTGCTCGCCGACGTGCTCGCCAACGACCGGCCGATCCTCTTGCAATACGAGGGGCGCTACTACAGCCCGATCCTCACGGACTATCCCGAGACCGAGTTCGGCGGCTTCCTGCCGACCACGGCCGACTTCAGCGATCCGGCCGTGCGCCAGCTGGTCGAGGAGAAGGGCTGGATCCTGTTCCCGCCCATCCCCTACCGCTACGACACCGTCATCTACGACCTGCCCACGCCCGCGCCGTCGGCGCCGACCTGGCAGAACCTGCTGGGCACGGACGACCAGGCGCGCGACGTGCTGGCGCGGACGATCTACGGCTTTCGCATCTCCGTCCTGTTCGGGCTGGTGCTGACCGTCCTGAGCTCGCTGATCGGCATCGCGGCGGGCGCCGTTCAGGGCTATTTCGGCGGCTGGGTCGACCTGTCCTTCCAGCGCTTCATGGAGGTCTGGAGCGGCATGCCCGTGCTCTACCTCCTGATCATCCTCTCCAGCCTGATCGTGCCCGGCTTCTGGTCGCTCCTGATCATCATGCTGCTGTTCTCGTGGATGAGCCTGGTCGATCTGGTGCGCGCCGAGTTCCTGCGCGCCCGCAATCTCGACTTCGTCCGCGCCGCCAAGGCGCTCGGCGTGTCGGACGCGACCATCATGCGCCGCCACATCCTGCCGAACGCCATGGTCTCGACCCTGACCTTCCTGCCCTTCATCCTGGCGGGCTCGGTCACGACCCTGACCGCGCTCGACTTCCTGGGCTTCGGCATGCCGGTCGGCTCGCCGTCGCTGGGGGAGCTGCTGACCCAGGGCAAGAACAACCTGCAGGCCCCCTGGCTGGGCTTCACCGGCTTCCTGACCATCTCGGTCATGCTCAGCCTGCTCGTGTTCATCGGCGAGGCGGTGCGCGACGCCTTCGATCCGCGCAAGACCTTCGGCAGCAAGGGAGCGAACCGGTGA
- a CDS encoding prephenate dehydratase has protein sequence MSETSGADSTIAYQGKPGANSHMACVQVHPDMTSLPCPTFEDAFAAVRDGHARLGMIPIENSVAGRVADIHTLLPTAGLHITGEHFQRVHHHLLAPKGMRLADIVTVHSHIQALGQCRRFIRSHGWIPRDRGDTAGAADELSRQPEPGAAAIASSLAAEIYGLDILARDIEDADHNTTRFVIVAREPAWPPIDAGPCITTFEFRVRNVPAALYKALGGFATNGINMLKLESYQDGAFVQAQFYTDVLGHPDDPALAEAIRELRFFSDAFQNLGVYPASPARDKLGTPR, from the coding sequence GTGAGCGAGACCAGCGGCGCCGATTCGACCATCGCCTATCAGGGCAAGCCCGGCGCGAATTCCCACATGGCCTGCGTCCAGGTCCATCCGGACATGACGAGCCTGCCCTGCCCGACCTTCGAGGACGCGTTCGCGGCGGTGCGCGACGGCCACGCCCGGCTCGGCATGATCCCGATCGAGAACTCGGTGGCGGGCCGCGTCGCCGACATCCACACGCTTTTGCCGACCGCCGGGCTGCACATCACGGGCGAGCATTTCCAGCGCGTGCACCACCATCTCCTGGCGCCCAAGGGGATGCGCCTCGCCGACATCGTCACCGTGCATTCACACATCCAGGCGCTCGGCCAGTGCCGCCGCTTCATCCGCAGCCATGGCTGGATCCCGCGCGATCGCGGCGACACCGCCGGCGCGGCGGACGAGCTCAGCCGCCAGCCCGAGCCGGGCGCGGCCGCGATCGCCAGCAGCCTCGCGGCCGAGATCTACGGGCTCGACATCCTCGCCCGCGACATCGAGGACGCCGACCACAACACGACCCGCTTCGTGATCGTCGCGCGCGAGCCCGCCTGGCCCCCGATCGACGCCGGCCCCTGCATCACGACCTTCGAGTTCCGCGTCCGCAACGTCCCGGCCGCGCTCTACAAGGCGCTGGGCGGCTTCGCGACCAACGGCATCAACATGCTCAAGCTCGAGAGCTACCAGGACGGCGCCTTCGTCCAGGCCCAGTTCTACACCGACGTGCTCGGCCATCCGGACGATCCGGCCCTGGCCGAGGCGATCCGCGAGCTCCGGTTCTTCTCCGACGCCTTCCAGAATCTCGGCGTCTACCCGGCCTCGCCGGCGCGCGACAAGCTGGGCACGCCGCGCTAG
- a CDS encoding extracellular solute-binding protein translates to MTFARAGLARLLPALAGLVLATSAAAQPQHGLSMYGDLKYGPDFEHFDYVNPAAPKGGALVSGVVGSFDSLNPFILRGTPGAVTGTFETLTEQSLDEPFSEYGLLAESVEMPEDRSYVRFNLRPEARFSDGRPVTAEDVIWTFNTLITEGNPTFRYYYANVAKAEQTGERQVTFTFDGGVNRELPLIMGQLPVLPKHHFEGRAFDEPTLEVIPGSGPYVVERVDPGRSITLRRNPDYWGKDLPINRGRDNADELRYEYFRDSNVALQAFKAGVYDLRAENTASLWATAYTGPAFDRGLIVKEEIPRHDSGVMQGFAYNIRRPIFQDPKVRRALAYAFDFEWTNANLFYGEYERVESYFSGTELASTGLPEGEELALLEPYRDQLPPEVFTETYQAPKSDGSGNIRDNLRAAFQLLTEAGWTVENGVLTNQATGDVMRFEILLGSPAFERIVQPFVRNLERLGVQASIRTVDPAQYQNRTDDFDFDMTVDVWGQSLSPGNEQRDFWGSAAADQPGSRNTVGIKDPVVDALIQKIITAPSREALVTATHALDRVLLWGHYVIPNWRSPTVNLAYWSKLRHPTESPNSGFDLSAWWVDTGREVALESEKQQLPASQ, encoded by the coding sequence ATGACCTTCGCCCGCGCCGGGCTTGCCCGTCTCCTTCCCGCGCTCGCCGGCCTCGTGCTGGCGACGAGCGCGGCCGCCCAGCCGCAGCACGGCCTGTCGATGTACGGCGACCTGAAATACGGTCCGGACTTCGAGCACTTCGACTACGTCAACCCCGCCGCGCCCAAGGGCGGCGCGCTCGTCTCCGGCGTGGTCGGCAGCTTCGACAGCCTCAATCCCTTCATCCTGCGCGGCACGCCCGGCGCCGTCACCGGCACCTTCGAGACGCTGACCGAACAGTCGCTCGACGAGCCGTTCTCCGAATACGGCCTGCTCGCCGAGAGCGTGGAGATGCCGGAGGACCGCTCCTATGTCCGCTTCAACCTGCGGCCGGAGGCCCGGTTCAGCGACGGCCGGCCGGTCACGGCCGAGGACGTGATCTGGACGTTCAACACGCTGATCACCGAGGGCAACCCGACCTTCCGCTACTACTACGCCAACGTCGCCAAAGCCGAGCAGACCGGCGAGCGGCAGGTCACCTTCACCTTCGACGGCGGCGTCAATCGCGAGCTGCCGCTGATCATGGGCCAGCTGCCGGTCCTGCCCAAACACCATTTCGAGGGCCGCGCCTTCGACGAGCCGACCCTGGAGGTCATCCCCGGCAGCGGGCCCTATGTCGTCGAGCGCGTCGATCCCGGCCGCAGCATCACGTTGAGGCGCAACCCGGACTACTGGGGCAAGGACCTGCCGATCAACCGCGGCCGGGACAACGCGGACGAGCTGCGCTACGAGTATTTCCGGGATTCCAACGTCGCGCTCCAGGCCTTCAAGGCCGGCGTCTACGACCTGCGCGCCGAGAACACCGCGAGCCTGTGGGCCACGGCCTATACCGGCCCGGCCTTCGATCGCGGCCTGATCGTCAAGGAGGAGATCCCGCGGCACGATTCCGGCGTCATGCAGGGCTTCGCCTACAACATCCGCCGGCCGATCTTCCAGGACCCGAAGGTGCGCCGGGCGCTGGCCTACGCCTTCGACTTCGAGTGGACCAACGCCAATCTCTTCTATGGCGAGTACGAGCGGGTCGAGAGCTACTTCTCCGGCACCGAGCTCGCCTCGACCGGCCTGCCCGAAGGCGAGGAGCTGGCCCTGCTCGAGCCCTATCGCGACCAGCTGCCGCCCGAGGTCTTCACCGAGACCTACCAGGCGCCGAAGAGCGACGGCTCGGGCAACATACGCGACAACCTGCGCGCGGCGTTCCAGCTGCTGACCGAGGCCGGCTGGACGGTCGAGAACGGCGTCCTGACCAACCAGGCGACCGGCGACGTCATGCGCTTCGAGATCCTGCTGGGCTCGCCCGCCTTCGAGCGGATCGTCCAGCCCTTCGTGCGCAACCTCGAGCGGCTGGGCGTGCAGGCGTCGATCCGCACGGTCGATCCGGCCCAGTACCAGAACCGCACGGACGACTTCGACTTCGACATGACCGTCGACGTCTGGGGCCAGAGCCTGTCGCCCGGCAACGAACAGCGCGACTTCTGGGGCAGCGCCGCCGCCGACCAGCCGGGCAGCCGCAACACGGTCGGCATCAAGGACCCGGTCGTCGACGCGCTGATCCAGAAGATCATCACCGCGCCCAGCCGCGAGGCCCTGGTGACGGCGACGCACGCGCTCGACCGGGTGCTGCTCTGGGGGCACTACGTCATCCCGAACTGGCGCAGCCCGACCGTGAACCTCGCCTATTGGAGCAAGCTCAGGCACCCGACGGAATCGCCCAACAGCGGCTTCGACCTGAGCGCCTGGTGGGTCGACACCGGCCGCGAGGTCGCGCTCGAGAGCGAGAAGCAGCAACTGCCGGCAAGCCAGTAG